One Methanobrevibacter wolinii SH DNA segment encodes these proteins:
- a CDS encoding N-acyl homoserine lactonase family protein — translation MDDKLKVHVLHTGQVVVDKALPFRNKSLNPFAYTGLLRNKSNKIKLPVSVYLIEHPRGNVLVDTGWSKAVRGDYKKHLPMKGYLASKPILPPGENITEQLDKLGINKLQFIVLTHMHVDHVDALSEVQDYAEFVLVSRDELKSANNGGGRYIKELWQNTIFDRFDWNGEMGPYFKSYDVFRDGKINLIYLPGHTTGSTGVLIKNNGKFVFITGDAAYAKESWEKFELPSIVNDRDRTLRCLKYINKLSKADNCIEILASHDPDVKPHVVEF, via the coding sequence ATGGATGATAAATTAAAAGTTCACGTTTTACATACTGGTCAAGTTGTAGTAGATAAAGCTTTACCATTTAGAAATAAATCTTTAAATCCTTTTGCTTATACTGGTTTACTTAGAAATAAATCTAATAAAATTAAGTTACCAGTCTCAGTATATTTAATTGAACATCCAAGGGGTAATGTTCTTGTGGATACTGGATGGTCTAAAGCTGTTAGAGGAGATTATAAAAAACATTTACCAATGAAAGGATATTTAGCTAGTAAACCTATACTTCCACCAGGAGAAAATATTACTGAACAATTAGATAAATTAGGTATTAATAAATTACAATTTATTGTTTTAACTCATATGCATGTTGATCATGTTGATGCTTTAAGTGAAGTTCAAGATTATGCTGAATTTGTTCTTGTTTCTCGTGATGAATTAAAATCTGCTAATAATGGTGGTGGAAGGTATATAAAAGAACTTTGGCAAAATACTATTTTTGATAGATTTGATTGGAATGGTGAAATGGGACCTTATTTCAAATCTTATGATGTTTTCCGTGATGGTAAAATTAATTTAATATATCTTCCAGGTCATACTACTGGTTCAACAGGAGTTCTTATTAAAAATAATGGTAAATTTGTTTTTATTACTGGTGATGCTGCATATGCTAAAGAATCTTGGGAAAAATTTGAATTACCTAGTATAGTTAATGATAGAGATAGAACTTTAAGATGTTTAAAGTATATTAATAAGTTAAGTAAAGCTGATAATTGTATTGAGATATTAGCAAGTCATGATCCTGATGTTAAACCTCATGTTGTTGAATTTTAG
- a CDS encoding DegT/DnrJ/EryC1/StrS family aminotransferase → MAKINIASPIIEQEEIDNVVEVLKSGMIAQGPKVTEFEKEFAKWIGTDYGIATNNGTSALHTTMLACGIGKGDEVITTPFTFAATSNAALYVGARPVFVDIDEDTFNLDPSKIEEAITDKTKAIVVVQLYGQSADMDPILEIAKKHDLLVIEDACQAHGASYKGKKVGSIGDVACFSFYPTKNMTTSEGGMITTNNKEIAENARIFRAHGSPVKYHHDYIGYNFRMTDIEAAIGLAQLKKVDKFDDIRIKNAKYLDEGLKDVKGITTPVVADGCKHVYHQYTIKVDGDRDKWIEFLNDHGIGCGIYYPIPLYNQKLYKDLGYNQSLPVTDKVVKEVISIPVHPSLSKEDLDTVIDVLKQASEKLL, encoded by the coding sequence ATGGCAAAAATTAATATTGCTAGTCCTATTATTGAACAAGAAGAAATTGATAATGTTGTTGAAGTTTTAAAATCTGGTATGATAGCACAAGGACCAAAAGTTACTGAATTTGAAAAAGAGTTTGCAAAATGGATTGGAACTGATTATGGTATTGCAACTAATAATGGAACTAGTGCATTACATACTACTATGTTAGCATGTGGAATTGGTAAAGGAGATGAAGTAATTACTACTCCATTTACATTTGCTGCTACTTCAAATGCTGCATTGTATGTTGGTGCTAGACCTGTATTTGTTGATATTGATGAAGATACTTTTAATTTAGACCCATCTAAAATTGAAGAGGCAATAACTGATAAAACAAAAGCAATTGTTGTTGTACAATTATATGGTCAATCAGCAGATATGGATCCAATATTAGAAATTGCTAAAAAACATGATTTACTTGTAATTGAAGATGCTTGTCAAGCTCATGGTGCAAGTTATAAAGGTAAGAAAGTTGGAAGTATTGGTGATGTTGCATGTTTCAGTTTTTACCCAACTAAAAACATGACTACAAGTGAAGGTGGTATGATTACCACTAATAATAAGGAAATTGCAGAAAATGCTAGAATATTTAGAGCACATGGTTCTCCTGTAAAATATCATCATGATTATATTGGTTATAATTTTAGAATGACTGATATTGAAGCTGCAATTGGTCTTGCACAACTTAAAAAAGTTGATAAATTTGATGATATTAGAATTAAAAATGCTAAATATCTTGATGAAGGTTTAAAAGATGTTAAAGGAATCACTACTCCTGTAGTTGCTGATGGTTGTAAACATGTATACCATCAATATACTATTAAAGTAGATGGTGATAGAGATAAATGGATTGAATTCTTAAATGATCATGGTATTGGTTGTGGAATTTATTATCCTATTCCTTTATATAATCAGAAACTTTACAAAGATTTAGGTTATAATCAATCTTTACCTGTTACTGATAAAGTTGTTAAAGAAGTTATTTCCATTCCTGTACATCCAAGCTTATCTAAAGAAGATTTAGATACTGTTATTGATGTTTTAAAACAAGCTTCTGAAAAGTTATTATAA
- a CDS encoding hemolysin family protein, with translation MIKEIIEIIIILILIIINGILTMAELAIVSSRKIKLQKLEQDNVRGAKTAIKLYNDSTNFLSTVQIGITVINIILGVVGGAALSKPLAEYLSPYIPHAYPISYILIVFITTYITLVIGEIAPKQIALNDPEGISVKIAKSMDVLSRVTSPIVHLLTISTNVFLRLIGQNDAKKHEVTEEEVNLLIEEGIEEGTIEKEEQTIIQRVFRLDAQKVDMIMTPRNEIVWLDLDDSNEENQRKIIESKRSIFPVARGELDDFIGVVQAKDILGRMFDDKNSTDIHKILKNPLVIPDNLQSMELLEKFKKNKTYVHMALVVDEFGTVLGLITLNDLLEGIVGDIPGIDEMDDPKAIKIRNHSWLLDGRITIDRFKELFDINEELPNEEEDDFSTIAGFILSYLEKIPVKGEKFHWDKYYFEVLEMDGNQIDKILIDIVEPEKTEENTEDENEDKE, from the coding sequence ATGATTAAAGAAATAATAGAAATTATCATAATATTAATATTAATTATTATTAATGGTATATTAACAATGGCAGAATTAGCTATTGTATCGTCAAGAAAAATTAAACTTCAGAAACTCGAACAAGATAATGTTAGAGGAGCAAAAACAGCAATCAAATTGTATAATGACTCAACTAACTTCCTTTCAACTGTACAAATAGGAATTACAGTCATAAACATTATTTTAGGTGTAGTTGGTGGTGCAGCATTATCAAAACCACTAGCAGAATACTTAAGTCCTTATATACCTCATGCATATCCAATAAGTTATATTCTAATTGTATTTATTACAACATATATTACATTAGTAATAGGTGAAATAGCACCTAAACAAATTGCACTTAATGATCCTGAAGGAATATCTGTTAAAATTGCAAAATCAATGGATGTATTATCACGAGTTACTTCACCAATTGTACATTTATTAACAATATCCACTAATGTGTTTTTAAGACTCATTGGACAAAATGATGCAAAAAAACATGAAGTTACAGAAGAAGAAGTTAATTTATTAATTGAAGAGGGAATTGAAGAAGGAACCATTGAGAAAGAAGAACAAACAATAATTCAAAGAGTTTTCCGTCTTGATGCTCAAAAAGTTGATATGATTATGACACCAAGAAATGAAATTGTTTGGTTAGATCTTGATGATTCAAATGAAGAAAATCAAAGAAAAATCATTGAAAGTAAACGTTCAATTTTCCCAGTAGCAAGAGGAGAATTAGATGATTTTATTGGTGTTGTTCAAGCAAAAGATATATTAGGTCGTATGTTTGATGATAAAAATTCAACTGATATACATAAAATCCTAAAAAATCCACTTGTAATTCCAGATAATCTTCAATCAATGGAACTTCTTGAAAAATTTAAGAAAAATAAAACATATGTACATATGGCTCTTGTTGTAGATGAATTTGGTACAGTACTTGGTTTAATTACCTTAAATGATTTACTTGAAGGAATTGTTGGAGATATTCCAGGTATAGATGAAATGGATGATCCAAAAGCAATAAAAATAAGAAATCACTCTTGGTTACTTGATGGTAGAATCACAATTGATAGGTTTAAAGAACTCTTTGACATTAATGAGGAATTACCAAATGAAGAAGAAGATGATTTCTCAACAATTGCAGGATTCATACTAAGTTATCTTGAAAAAATACCTGTAAAAGGAGAAAAATTCCATTGGGACAAATATTACTTTGAAGTTCTTGAAATGGATGGAAATCAAATTGATAAAATCTTAATTGATATTGTAGAACCTGAAAAAACCGAAGAAAACACAGAAGATGAAAATGAAGATAAAGAATAA
- a CDS encoding TraB/GumN family protein has product MLLLNRENLTIIGTAHVSADSVEEVKNTIYELQPEVVGVELDYGRFKRLMDEKNGVEPEDDTISMRKIIRENKVGLFFITSILSYFQNKIGQDVNVKPGSEMIAAIEAANDLDIKIALLDRDINITLQRVLNKMSGWEKFKFILGALKSLVVGEEEEIDIEDLKQEDTIEEVMEYFKEASPDVYQVLVHERDAYLAQSILNIPEDNVVAVVGAGHKEGINNYLDCPEEIPSYSELTSLDEKNGISWTKVILALIPIIFVVIFFLAFLHGVNITHELINYFLIYIIAGFIGSICAGSKVQSAIVGGLSAPFTVMHPLLAAGMFSALVELHYRKIKKSDIKNLNKIDSLKDLWHNNIFRILLVFIGTDIGVSIATFFILPTSVFIPLITKTFGI; this is encoded by the coding sequence GTGTTACTTTTGAATAGAGAAAACTTAACCATAATAGGTACTGCACATGTATCAGCAGATAGTGTAGAAGAAGTAAAAAATACCATTTATGAACTTCAACCAGAAGTAGTTGGTGTTGAACTTGATTATGGTAGATTTAAACGTTTAATGGATGAAAAAAATGGTGTAGAACCTGAAGATGATACAATATCTATGAGAAAAATCATAAGAGAAAATAAAGTAGGTTTATTTTTTATAACAAGTATTTTAAGTTACTTTCAAAATAAAATTGGACAAGATGTAAATGTTAAACCAGGTTCAGAAATGATTGCAGCAATTGAAGCTGCAAATGATCTTGATATTAAAATTGCATTACTTGATAGAGATATTAATATTACATTACAAAGAGTACTAAATAAAATGAGTGGATGGGAAAAATTTAAATTCATTCTTGGTGCACTTAAATCATTAGTTGTTGGTGAAGAGGAAGAAATTGATATTGAAGATTTAAAACAAGAAGATACAATTGAAGAAGTAATGGAATACTTTAAAGAAGCTTCACCAGATGTTTATCAAGTTTTAGTTCATGAAAGAGATGCATACCTTGCACAAAGTATATTAAATATCCCAGAAGATAATGTAGTAGCAGTCGTTGGTGCAGGACATAAGGAAGGAATTAATAATTATCTTGATTGTCCTGAAGAAATTCCAAGTTATTCAGAACTTACATCACTTGATGAAAAAAATGGTATTTCCTGGACAAAAGTAATACTTGCACTTATCCCAATAATATTTGTTGTGATATTTTTTCTGGCATTTCTTCATGGTGTAAATATCACCCATGAACTTATAAATTATTTTCTAATTTACATAATAGCAGGATTTATAGGATCAATATGTGCAGGTTCAAAAGTACAATCTGCAATTGTTGGAGGTTTATCTGCACCTTTTACAGTGATGCATCCCTTACTTGCTGCAGGAATGTTTTCAGCATTAGTTGAATTACATTATAGGAAAATTAAAAAAAGTGATATTAAAAATTTAAATAAAATAGACTCTTTAAAAGATTTATGGCATAATAATATTTTCAGAATACTTTTAGTATTTATTGGAACGGATATTGGAGTAAGTATTGCAACATTCTTTATATTACCTACAAGTGTTTTCATACCATTAATAACAAAAACATTTGGAATATAA
- a CDS encoding Lrp/AsnC family transcriptional regulator → MNKNDTDIIKLDETDKKILKIINEDVRVSYRQISRDLNISVGTVHNRIEKMVKSGVIEKFSPVINHRKLGFVLTSIIGVKVKGGKLENFEEKISYNKNVVGIYDVTGEYDAILVAKFRDTDELDVFIKGMLKEPGVERTYTQTVLNVVKEDMGSANIL, encoded by the coding sequence ATGAACAAAAATGATACAGATATAATAAAGTTAGATGAAACTGATAAAAAAATTTTAAAAATAATTAATGAGGATGTTAGAGTATCCTACAGACAGATTTCAAGGGATTTAAATATCTCTGTAGGAACTGTACATAATCGTATTGAAAAAATGGTTAAAAGTGGAGTAATTGAAAAATTTTCACCAGTAATAAACCATAGAAAATTGGGATTTGTACTTACAAGTATTATTGGAGTTAAAGTTAAAGGTGGCAAACTTGAAAACTTCGAAGAAAAAATATCATATAATAAAAATGTAGTAGGTATTTATGACGTTACTGGAGAATATGATGCAATTCTTGTTGCTAAATTCAGAGATACTGATGAATTAGACGTATTTATTAAAGGTATGCTAAAAGAACCAGGTGTAGAAAGAACATATACTCAAACAGTTTTAAATGTTGTTAAAGAAGATATGGGTTCAGCAAATATTCTTTAA
- a CDS encoding DUF1922 domain-containing protein, translated as MYLIFRCDCGRVLYAKKGQNTRKCVCGKVLKVKERRIFKKVNTREEASKAVQDMQEEIHGFKGFQKASDL; from the coding sequence ATGTACTTAATCTTTAGATGTGATTGTGGAAGAGTACTTTATGCAAAAAAAGGACAAAACACAAGAAAATGTGTTTGTGGTAAAGTACTAAAAGTTAAAGAAAGAAGAATATTTAAAAAAGTTAACACAAGAGAAGAAGCATCAAAAGCAGTACAAGACATGCAAGAAGAAATTCACGGATTTAAAGGTTTTCAAAAAGCAAGTGATTTATAA
- a CDS encoding TIGR00269 family protein — protein MVKIDKDEFNQKIFKRIYKLIDEYTLVNENERIAVALSGGKDSVLTLHALSSYRKICGFDFDLVAIAVDEGIEGYRASGISSAVNNAKLCNVPLIQESFKDNFEYNLDDIYTNFKSACIPCGVFRRHILNKAAYDWGADKIATGHNLDDEIQSFLMSFARGDTLKFSKFGPELSRIHPKLVPRIKPLWNTPEKEVGLWAIMNDIDIHLAECPYSSLSLRSKIKGFLNDVENKNPGIKENILSSFIKSLDVEDSIPKLYECERCGEPTSSNICKACEIVELLNNN, from the coding sequence ATGGTAAAAATAGATAAAGATGAATTTAATCAAAAAATATTCAAACGTATCTATAAGTTAATTGATGAGTATACTTTGGTTAATGAGAATGAACGTATTGCAGTAGCATTATCTGGTGGTAAAGATAGTGTTTTAACACTTCATGCTTTAAGTTCTTATAGAAAAATATGTGGATTTGATTTTGATCTTGTTGCCATTGCAGTTGATGAAGGAATTGAAGGTTATCGAGCATCTGGAATTTCTTCAGCAGTAAATAATGCTAAATTATGTAATGTCCCATTAATACAAGAATCATTTAAAGATAACTTTGAATATAATTTAGATGATATTTATACAAATTTTAAAAGTGCATGTATTCCTTGTGGAGTTTTTAGAAGACATATTCTAAATAAAGCAGCTTATGATTGGGGTGCTGATAAAATAGCTACTGGTCATAATCTTGATGATGAAATTCAATCATTTCTTATGAGTTTTGCTCGTGGAGATACTCTTAAATTTTCTAAATTTGGACCAGAACTTAGTAGAATTCATCCTAAACTTGTGCCACGTATAAAACCATTATGGAATACACCTGAAAAAGAAGTTGGTTTATGGGCTATAATGAATGATATTGATATACATCTTGCAGAATGTCCTTATTCTTCTTTATCATTAAGATCTAAAATTAAAGGATTTTTAAATGATGTTGAAAATAAAAATCCTGGAATTAAAGAAAATATTTTATCTTCATTTATAAAATCTTTAGATGTTGAAGATTCTATACCTAAATTATATGAATGTGAAAGATGTGGTGAACCTACTTCTTCTAATATATGTAAAGCATGTGAAATTGTTGAATTGTTAAACAATAATTAA
- the comB gene encoding 2-phosphosulfolactate phosphatase, which produces MKATISFENTISSDVSIMIDALRASTTITVGLDNYNTVIPAFSPEDAVEKSKKYNGVLAGERNGKKLDGFDIGNSPNAILNYKSDKENLILTSSNGTRVLENMKSKYVLVGCFINAKACAEAALKLSQSHIDIVMAGWLGQFAIEDYIAGGEILYWLKYFSKDKGIDIDFSEFAEVAILSSRDLIKSNEAISRGGSANRLRNLGYSQDIPFCLKHNISDTVGIYEKGIITKF; this is translated from the coding sequence ATGAAAGCTACAATAAGTTTTGAAAACACTATATCATCTGATGTTTCAATAATGATTGATGCATTACGTGCTAGTACTACAATTACTGTTGGATTAGACAATTATAATACTGTTATTCCTGCTTTTTCTCCTGAAGACGCAGTTGAAAAATCTAAAAAATATAATGGTGTTCTTGCAGGTGAAAGAAATGGTAAAAAATTAGATGGTTTTGATATTGGTAATTCTCCTAATGCTATACTTAATTATAAATCTGATAAAGAAAATTTAATATTAACAAGTAGTAATGGTACAAGGGTACTTGAAAATATGAAAAGTAAGTATGTTTTAGTTGGATGTTTTATTAATGCTAAAGCATGTGCTGAAGCTGCACTTAAACTTTCACAATCTCATATTGATATTGTTATGGCAGGTTGGCTTGGTCAATTTGCTATTGAAGATTATATTGCTGGTGGAGAAATATTATATTGGTTAAAATATTTTTCTAAAGATAAAGGTATTGATATTGATTTTTCAGAATTTGCAGAAGTAGCTATTCTTAGTTCAAGGGATTTAATTAAATCAAATGAAGCTATTTCAAGAGGAGGATCTGCTAATAGACTTCGAAACCTTGGTTATTCTCAGGATATACCATTTTGTTTAAAACATAATATTTCAGATACTGTTGGTATATATGAAAAGGGTATAATTACTAAGTTTTGA
- a CDS encoding methanogenesis marker 7 protein → MYETLTYSGGIHKGNEMRELIEDLGGFIIQENIIQMDLVINMAIPVDDVDKIKEKSDELLGKITFAPMAGTEIAIVSPTLARHHLPHAACDISEYLRRYGAKDNMIGLARGHGKGTSGISQEEKYLIEEHDVAIFALGSFKDCIIKKSFLYDDIDIPVIVTGAPEIDVDELPGADAYVSGLGRIPRRLKRGENIRALKKLVETTESILNKKRKYMGEDPPLAPSILVKDAIENQVPAIKEAYTPTPVTSQLDGVRVKLDYDTYHKDIENVDVNGRKLSDIADITKSHMYGYTLVKLLNESSIV, encoded by the coding sequence GTGTATGAAACATTGACTTATTCTGGTGGAATTCATAAAGGTAATGAAATGCGGGAATTAATTGAAGATTTAGGTGGATTTATTATACAAGAAAATATTATTCAAATGGATCTTGTAATAAATATGGCTATTCCTGTTGATGATGTTGATAAAATTAAAGAGAAATCTGATGAATTACTTGGTAAAATTACTTTTGCTCCAATGGCAGGTACAGAAATAGCTATTGTTTCTCCAACACTTGCAAGACATCATTTACCTCATGCTGCATGTGATATATCTGAATATCTTAGACGTTATGGTGCAAAAGATAATATGATTGGTTTAGCAAGAGGTCATGGTAAAGGTACTAGTGGAATTTCACAAGAAGAAAAATATTTAATTGAAGAGCATGATGTAGCTATTTTTGCTCTTGGTAGTTTTAAAGATTGTATTATTAAAAAGTCATTTTTATATGATGATATTGATATTCCAGTTATTGTTACTGGAGCACCTGAAATAGATGTTGATGAATTACCAGGTGCAGATGCATATGTTAGTGGTTTAGGTAGAATACCTCGTAGATTAAAACGTGGTGAAAATATTAGAGCTCTTAAAAAGCTTGTTGAAACTACTGAAAGTATTTTAAATAAAAAACGAAAATATATGGGTGAAGATCCACCTCTTGCACCTTCTATTCTTGTAAAAGATGCAATTGAAAATCAAGTGCCTGCTATTAAAGAAGCATATACTCCAACCCCAGTAACAAGTCAATTAGATGGTGTTAGGGTAAAACTTGATTATGATACTTACCATAAAGATATTGAAAATGTTGATGTAAATGGTAGGAAATTATCTGATATTGCAGATATTACAAAATCTCATATGTATGGTTATACATTAGTTAAACTTTTAAATGAAAGTTCAATTGTATAA
- a CDS encoding MTH1187 family thiamine-binding protein yields MITCDFAILPVGADDTECKEYVTAAVQSIKDSGLNYQLTGMGTQIEANNLKELYDAIATAQEEIFKTGIGRVYTVIKVDDRRDQENRTLDAKVKTVNDMLH; encoded by the coding sequence ATGATTACATGTGATTTTGCAATATTACCTGTTGGAGCAGATGACACAGAATGTAAAGAATATGTTACTGCTGCTGTACAATCAATTAAAGATTCTGGATTAAATTATCAATTAACAGGAATGGGAACTCAAATAGAAGCAAATAATTTAAAAGAATTATATGATGCAATTGCTACGGCTCAAGAAGAAATTTTTAAAACAGGTATTGGAAGAGTATATACTGTTATTAAAGTTGATGATAGAAGAGATCAAGAAAACAGAACCTTAGATGCAAAAGTAAAAACAGTAAATGATATGTTACACTAA
- a CDS encoding tRNA (guanine(10)-N(2))-dimethyltransferase, translated as MDENINYDESNIKTIEEGLVKIQFPEFEKVSSEAPVFYNPKMEFNRDISILAIQTFQELLNKDVNIGDVFGGSGIRGIRYKKEIDNIGNVCVNDINPLANEFTKINAENNNIEIKEDNFEIHKHEANIFLRNNGGRFDIIDIDPFGTPSFFIDSTAASIKRNSLLCVTATDTSALCGTYKTPCIRKYNAKPYKSEYCHENGIRILAGFVALTFAKYKKYIEIKMSHSTEHYMRIYMLIKKGSKATDDSINENIGYISHCKNCLYRESTIGLATSLKDTCPICGEKLIHAGPMWLGKIEDSDYIKHMIKLLNVKKLNTHNKIEKLLKICAAEADTNPSSYDVHVISKNLKISAPKIDKTMEKLEKKGYYAFRTHFSPTAIKTDAPLQEIKKVIKELSSTTNK; from the coding sequence ATGGATGAAAATATAAATTATGATGAAAGTAATATTAAAACCATTGAAGAAGGATTAGTAAAAATCCAGTTCCCAGAATTCGAAAAAGTTTCATCCGAAGCACCTGTTTTTTATAATCCAAAAATGGAATTTAATAGAGACATTTCAATACTTGCAATACAAACATTTCAAGAACTTTTAAATAAGGATGTAAATATTGGAGATGTTTTTGGAGGAAGTGGAATACGAGGTATTCGTTATAAAAAAGAAATAGATAATATTGGAAACGTTTGTGTAAACGATATTAATCCTTTAGCAAATGAATTTACAAAAATTAATGCTGAAAATAATAATATTGAAATTAAAGAAGATAATTTTGAAATACATAAACATGAAGCAAATATTTTTTTAAGAAATAATGGTGGTAGATTCGATATTATAGATATTGATCCTTTTGGTACTCCAAGTTTTTTTATTGACTCAACAGCAGCATCAATAAAAAGAAATAGTTTACTATGTGTTACAGCAACTGATACTTCTGCATTATGTGGAACATATAAAACACCATGTATTAGAAAATATAATGCTAAACCATATAAAAGTGAATACTGTCATGAAAATGGAATAAGAATACTTGCAGGATTTGTAGCACTTACATTTGCAAAATATAAAAAATATATTGAAATCAAAATGTCTCACAGTACTGAACATTATATGAGAATCTATATGTTAATTAAAAAAGGATCAAAAGCTACTGATGATTCAATAAATGAAAATATAGGTTATATTTCACATTGTAAAAATTGTCTTTATCGTGAATCAACAATAGGACTTGCAACTAGCTTAAAAGATACTTGTCCCATATGTGGTGAAAAATTAATACATGCCGGACCAATGTGGCTAGGTAAAATAGAAGATTCAGATTATATAAAACATATGATAAAACTTCTTAATGTTAAAAAATTAAATACACATAATAAAATTGAAAAATTATTAAAAATATGTGCAGCAGAAGCAGATACAAATCCAAGTTCTTATGACGTACATGTAATTTCTAAAAACCTTAAAATAAGTGCTCCCAAAATTGATAAAACTATGGAAAAACTAGAAAAAAAAGGATACTATGCATTTAGAACTCATTTTAGTCCTACAGCAATAAAAACAGATGCTCCATTACAGGAAATTAAAAAAGTTATTAAAGAATTAAGTAGTACTACTAATAAGTAA
- the mptA gene encoding GTP cyclohydrolase MptA, translating to MADCFPDTQDNKPRVPISLSRVGVTGVKKLVKLERKNKRPIILIPTFDAFVDLPSDQKGIHMSRTPEAISEVMEEATKSQSIRTENICEEIVNKMMEKHEYARRVEVNMTSDYMFNRKSPVTEKNSQEMAKLIAKAVGTRNGNEIIIHKYIGTEVVGMTVCPCAQESVKEADKRKLLEFLDEETTQKVLDTVTFASHNQRGIGTILIEVPKGEEVSADDLIEIIEESMSSPVCGLLKRPDENATVMNAHTKPVFVEDCVRNMVEKIIEKYSNLPDDTKVTLRQINKESIHRHDAFAEKVSTIAQLKEEMKI from the coding sequence ATGGCTGATTGTTTCCCAGATACTCAAGATAACAAACCACGTGTACCTATCTCTTTATCAAGAGTAGGAGTTACTGGTGTTAAAAAATTAGTAAAATTAGAAAGAAAAAATAAAAGACCAATTATATTAATACCTACCTTTGATGCATTTGTAGATTTACCAAGTGATCAAAAAGGTATTCATATGTCAAGAACCCCAGAAGCTATTAGTGAAGTAATGGAAGAAGCTACTAAAAGTCAATCCATAAGAACTGAAAATATCTGTGAAGAAATTGTAAATAAAATGATGGAAAAACACGAATATGCAAGACGTGTTGAAGTCAATATGACAAGTGATTATATGTTTAATAGAAAATCACCTGTCACAGAAAAAAATTCACAAGAAATGGCAAAATTAATTGCTAAAGCTGTTGGAACTAGAAATGGAAATGAAATCATAATTCATAAATACATTGGAACAGAAGTCGTTGGAATGACAGTATGTCCATGTGCACAAGAATCAGTAAAAGAAGCAGATAAAAGAAAATTATTAGAATTCTTAGATGAAGAAACAACACAAAAAGTATTAGATACTGTAACTTTTGCATCACATAACCAAAGAGGTATTGGAACTATCTTAATAGAAGTTCCTAAAGGTGAAGAAGTTAGTGCAGATGATTTAATTGAAATTATTGAAGAATCTATGAGTTCACCAGTATGTGGATTATTAAAACGTCCTGATGAAAATGCAACTGTAATGAATGCACATACTAAACCAGTATTTGTAGAAGACTGTGTAAGAAACATGGTTGAAAAAATCATTGAAAAATATTCAAACTTACCAGACGATACAAAAGTTACATTACGTCAAATTAATAAAGAAAGTATTCATAGACATGATGCTTTTGCAGAAAAAGTTTCAACAATTGCACAATTAAAAGAAGAAATGAAAATATAA